Proteins from one Acidobacteriota bacterium genomic window:
- a CDS encoding SEC-C metal-binding domain-containing protein, whose amino-acid sequence MAFLIFLVLGYGLVWLILYPLRPVYQNALGAGAEAYYRLEGSGFQFWSVDDRVYFRAYRAPIFEAQITPRAIYTNLPFLITLILITPGLSLRRRLVYLGVGTALLYLSHVIFMVTKVEVVLISAEYPNAGNPSLWHFADNFLEVTGKTFFPILIWLGLCLPYMLGVVDRKDRPLPDAKVGRNDPCPCGSGKKFKNCCGQA is encoded by the coding sequence GTGGCGTTCTTGATCTTTCTGGTGCTGGGCTACGGCTTGGTCTGGCTGATTCTCTATCCGCTTCGGCCCGTCTACCAAAACGCCCTGGGTGCGGGAGCCGAGGCCTACTACCGCCTGGAAGGAAGCGGGTTTCAGTTCTGGAGCGTCGATGACCGGGTCTACTTCCGTGCCTACCGCGCCCCCATCTTCGAGGCTCAGATCACTCCCCGCGCCATCTACACCAACCTGCCCTTTCTCATCACCCTGATCCTCATCACACCCGGCCTGTCGCTGCGCCGCCGCCTGGTTTATCTGGGCGTGGGGACGGCTCTTCTTTACCTTTCCCACGTGATTTTCATGGTCACCAAGGTCGAGGTGGTCCTCATCAGCGCCGAATATCCCAACGCCGGCAACCCCTCCTTGTGGCACTTCGCAGACAACTTTCTGGAGGTGACGGGCAAGACCTTCTTCCCCATCCTCATCTGGTTGGGACTGTGTTTGCCCTACATGTTGGGAGTGGTGGACCGAAAGGACAGGCCCCTTCCCGATGCCAAGGTGGGACGCAATGATCCTTGTCCTTGCGGCAGCGGCAAGAAGTTCAAGAACTGCTGCGGACAGGCCTGA
- the xrtH gene encoding exosortase H, whose translation MKSSWTERLKQPAVRFVAGFIAIVIVFNLFLAIAWVDENLIHPYTQFITAVSANILVAGGYDDLDWQGTIIRTGRFAVDIRRGCDGVVATILLIAACLAFPASWKQRLIGTGLGFLLIFLLNQVRIVVLFVLGDQGAMNLFEFVHTYVAQFAVIALTMVFWVYWAGRQKPVYS comes from the coding sequence ATGAAGAGCAGTTGGACTGAACGCCTCAAACAGCCGGCAGTCCGCTTTGTAGCCGGATTCATCGCGATCGTGATCGTTTTCAACCTTTTCCTGGCCATCGCCTGGGTGGACGAAAACCTCATTCATCCTTACACTCAATTCATCACTGCGGTCAGCGCCAATATTCTGGTGGCGGGAGGGTACGACGACCTGGATTGGCAGGGGACCATCATCCGCACGGGACGTTTCGCGGTAGACATCCGGCGGGGATGCGACGGGGTGGTAGCCACGATCTTGCTGATCGCCGCCTGCCTGGCCTTTCCGGCCTCCTGGAAACAGCGCCTGATCGGCACGGGGCTGGGTTTTCTTCTCATTTTTCTGCTCAACCAGGTACGCATCGTGGTTCTCTTCGTGTTGGGCGATCAGGGAGCCATGAACCTCTTTGAATTCGTGCATACCTATGTCGCTCAATTTGCCGTCATTGCTCTCACAATGGTTTTCTGGGTCTACTGGGCCGGACGCCAAAAGCCCGTCTATTCTTGA
- a CDS encoding 6-carboxytetrahydropterin synthase has protein sequence MHKVVKQLTFCYGHRLLEYEGKCARPHGHTALVEIELSSEELDSLGMVRDFGEVKDILGSYIDATFDHRMILRDDDPLVKAMRDVGEEVVVLPVNPTAENLARILFREAGKLGLPVSAVRLWETHDAYAEYREGGC, from the coding sequence ATGCACAAAGTCGTTAAACAGCTCACCTTCTGCTACGGACACCGCCTCCTGGAATACGAGGGCAAGTGCGCCCGTCCTCACGGCCATACCGCCCTGGTCGAGATCGAGCTGTCGTCAGAGGAACTCGATTCCTTGGGGATGGTGCGCGACTTCGGCGAGGTCAAGGACATCCTAGGGAGCTACATCGACGCCACCTTCGATCACCGCATGATTCTGCGCGATGACGACCCGCTGGTGAAAGCGATGCGCGATGTGGGCGAGGAAGTGGTGGTTCTGCCCGTCAATCCCACCGCCGAGAATCTGGCCCGCATCCTCTTTCGGGAGGCCGGCAAGCTGGGCCTTCCCGTCAGCGCCGTCCGCCTCTGGGAAACTCACGACGCTTACGCCGAATACCGGGAAGGCGGTTGCTAG
- a CDS encoding 6-phosphofructokinase, with protein MNDSSQKKIAVLTGGGDCPGLNAVIRAVVKTAILKYGWEVYGSEDSFEGFLERGLTPMTLKTVQGILPRGGTILGTSNRGNPFRYPVRNQEGEVEFHDHSDRVIGVFQERGLDALVMIGGDGTLTIGHQLQQRGVPVIGVPKTIDNDVRGTELTFGFDSALHTATDAIDKLHTTAQSHDRVMLVEVMGRNAGWIALESGIAGGADVILIPEIPFTIPAICRKIVHRRDRGREFSIVVVAEGAAARDGQQVFRSRPQDDPFGKLGGISYQVANEIQSCIEMETRVVVLGHLQRGGSPTPFDRILGTRYGQAAVDLIAAGRFGRMVNLRCGCIESIPLQEAIGGQRLVDPEDDRVCTARAVGISFGDEPEE; from the coding sequence ATGAACGATTCGTCGCAGAAAAAGATCGCCGTCCTCACCGGAGGGGGGGATTGCCCGGGACTCAACGCCGTCATCAGAGCCGTGGTCAAGACCGCCATCCTCAAGTACGGCTGGGAAGTCTACGGCAGCGAGGACAGCTTCGAAGGATTCCTGGAGCGCGGACTCACCCCCATGACCCTCAAGACGGTGCAGGGCATTCTCCCCCGCGGAGGAACCATCCTGGGGACCAGCAACCGCGGCAACCCCTTCAGGTACCCCGTCCGCAACCAGGAGGGGGAAGTCGAGTTTCACGATCATTCCGACCGCGTGATCGGAGTTTTTCAAGAACGCGGACTGGATGCCCTGGTCATGATCGGCGGCGACGGGACCTTGACGATCGGCCATCAACTGCAGCAGCGGGGGGTCCCCGTCATCGGGGTGCCCAAGACCATCGACAACGACGTCAGGGGCACCGAGTTGACCTTCGGATTCGACAGCGCCCTGCACACCGCTACCGACGCCATCGACAAGCTGCACACCACGGCCCAGAGCCACGACCGCGTCATGCTGGTAGAGGTAATGGGCCGAAACGCCGGCTGGATCGCCCTGGAATCGGGAATCGCCGGCGGCGCCGACGTGATTCTCATTCCCGAGATCCCCTTCACCATCCCCGCCATCTGCCGCAAGATCGTCCATCGCCGCGACCGGGGACGCGAATTCTCCATCGTGGTGGTGGCCGAGGGGGCGGCGGCCCGCGACGGCCAGCAGGTCTTCCGCTCCCGTCCCCAGGACGACCCCTTCGGCAAGCTGGGAGGCATCTCCTACCAAGTGGCCAACGAAATTCAAAGCTGCATCGAGATGGAAACGCGGGTTGTGGTTTTGGGCCACCTGCAACGGGGCGGCTCGCCCACCCCCTTCGACCGCATCCTGGGGACCCGCTACGGGCAGGCCGCCGTCGACCTGATCGCAGCCGGACGCTTCGGACGCATGGTCAACCTGCGTTGCGGATGCATCGAGTCCATACCGCTGCAGGAGGCCATCGGAGGGCAACGCCTCGTCGACCCCGAGGACGACCGCGTGTGCACCGCCCGAGCCGTGGGAATCTCCTTCGGCGACGAGCCCGAAGAGTGA
- a CDS encoding TlpA disulfide reductase family protein, with protein MRSFVRVAAVFSLLYLLVLSLSASSLNWIPADERQSIDLSKPLLRTLEGEELTLEEMDAEVLLINFWATWCSPCRKEMPDLEKLQKMVAEDGIRVVALSDDDPEDVRAYLEKHSYDFPFLIDKNSDLYLSMEFPGGVLPVSMVVDKQGRVALVHIGVYKWDAPEVVASLRELARQ; from the coding sequence TTGCGCAGTTTCGTCCGCGTCGCCGCCGTCTTCAGCTTGCTCTACCTGTTGGTCTTGAGCCTCTCCGCCTCCTCCCTCAACTGGATTCCCGCCGATGAGCGCCAGTCCATCGACCTCTCCAAGCCGCTGCTGCGGACCCTGGAGGGAGAAGAACTGACGCTGGAGGAGATGGACGCGGAAGTGCTCCTGATCAACTTCTGGGCTACCTGGTGCAGTCCCTGCCGCAAAGAGATGCCCGACCTGGAGAAATTGCAGAAGATGGTGGCTGAGGACGGCATCCGTGTGGTGGCGCTCAGCGACGACGATCCCGAGGACGTACGCGCCTACCTGGAAAAGCACTCCTACGACTTCCCCTTCCTCATCGACAAGAACTCCGACCTCTATCTCAGCATGGAGTTTCCAGGAGGCGTCCTTCCGGTGAGCATGGTGGTCGACAAGCAGGGCCGGGTGGCCCTGGTGCACATCGGAGTCTACAAGTGGGACGCTCCCGAAGTCGTCGCTTCACTGCGCGAGCTGGCCCGGCAATAA
- a CDS encoding magnesium chelatase: protein MLPKTLGQLKEDSRFPHQVRTVKEEIRANLLKKLAQGEELFPGIVGYGETAIPGLINALLARQDFILLGLRGQAKSRILRQLTAFLDEYLPYIEGSEIHDDPFNPISETGRRRLGEEEDDLPLAYLHREQRFVEKLATPDVTIADIIGDLDPIKAAKSGKALSAFENIHFGLLPRAHRCIFAINELPDLAPKIQVGLFNILQEGDVQIKGFPVRLPLDLLMAFTANPDDYTARGKIITPLKDRIGAEVRTHYPKRLEDGLRITRQEAWLERGELNLVIPRWVEQVVELVAFHGRRDNRIDHRSGVSQRLPIACLEFAASNAERRALTHGEEQVVLRIADVYASMPAITGKLELEYEGEMKGAERIASELIHRSVLDAFKKQFGDEDFEQIVQWFDLGGNVRVTDQTGSRQFYDAVSGIQGLEEPLMELDVDPREDLPLAVSGIEFVLEGLNSLKRISRNAEQGYYREQGEDEARELLEQMKSRRGSRSFN, encoded by the coding sequence ATGCTTCCCAAAACCCTTGGTCAACTCAAGGAGGACTCCCGCTTCCCCCATCAGGTCCGCACCGTCAAGGAGGAAATCCGCGCCAATCTGCTCAAGAAGCTGGCCCAGGGAGAGGAACTCTTCCCCGGCATCGTGGGATACGGGGAAACCGCCATTCCGGGACTGATCAACGCCCTGCTGGCCCGTCAGGACTTCATCCTGCTGGGGCTGAGAGGACAAGCCAAGAGCCGCATCCTGCGCCAACTGACGGCTTTCCTCGACGAGTACCTCCCCTACATCGAGGGCAGCGAGATTCACGACGATCCTTTCAACCCCATCAGCGAAACCGGCCGCCGGCGCCTGGGTGAGGAAGAGGACGATCTGCCCCTCGCATATCTTCACCGCGAGCAGCGCTTTGTGGAGAAGCTGGCCACGCCCGACGTCACCATCGCCGACATCATCGGCGATCTCGATCCCATCAAGGCGGCCAAGAGCGGAAAGGCGCTTTCGGCATTCGAGAACATCCATTTCGGGCTGCTGCCCCGGGCCCACCGCTGCATTTTCGCCATCAACGAGCTGCCCGACCTGGCGCCCAAGATTCAGGTGGGGCTTTTCAACATTCTCCAAGAAGGGGACGTCCAGATCAAGGGCTTTCCGGTGCGGCTGCCGCTCGATCTGCTCATGGCTTTCACGGCCAACCCCGACGACTACACGGCGCGGGGCAAGATCATCACGCCGCTTAAGGACCGCATCGGAGCGGAGGTGCGCACCCATTATCCCAAGCGGCTCGAGGACGGCCTGCGCATCACCCGCCAGGAGGCTTGGCTGGAGCGCGGCGAGCTCAACCTGGTCATCCCCCGCTGGGTGGAGCAGGTGGTCGAGCTGGTGGCCTTCCACGGACGCCGCGACAACCGCATCGACCACCGCTCGGGAGTGAGCCAGCGCCTGCCCATCGCCTGCCTGGAGTTCGCCGCCTCCAACGCCGAAAGGCGGGCCCTGACCCACGGCGAAGAGCAGGTGGTGTTGAGAATCGCCGACGTCTACGCCTCCATGCCCGCCATAACCGGCAAGCTCGAGCTGGAGTACGAAGGCGAAATGAAAGGCGCCGAACGCATCGCATCGGAACTCATCCACAGGTCCGTTCTGGACGCCTTCAAGAAGCAGTTCGGAGACGAGGACTTCGAACAAATCGTGCAGTGGTTCGACCTGGGAGGCAACGTGCGCGTCACCGATCAGACCGGCAGCCGCCAATTCTACGACGCCGTCTCCGGCATACAGGGACTGGAGGAGCCGCTGATGGAGTTGGACGTGGATCCCCGGGAGGACCTGCCGCTGGCCGTTTCCGGCATCGAGTTCGTGTTGGAAGGGCTCAACTCGCTCAAGCGCATCAGCCGCAACGCCGAGCAGGGCTACTACCGCGAGCAGGGCGAAGACGAAGCCCGCGAACTGCTGGAGCAGATGAAGAGCCGGCGGGGCAGCCGCTCCTTCAACTAG
- a CDS encoding VWA domain-containing protein: MRYRYSKYIPNPLDDIDLEDVLDRLRDFLLDSGFESQFYPDAPPPNSMEALYRALASILSSDERLPEEWRQAMQDYEEQYPHGELPEDVRDFFDELIRKLVEENYLEVEEQQQGASQQGREGEADNSRRFKLTEKSIDYLGHRTLRELLSSRGSGAFGKHRTRQLSTGIEADWHSRPYEFGDTLNLDVNATLLNAIQREGLGTPLNLEYSDLMVHQSEYHSSCATVIMLDCSHSMILYGEDRFTPAKKVTLALAHMIRTQFPEDTLKVILFHDSAEEIPVHKVAEVQIGPWHTNTCEGFRLARRILMNQKKDLRQIIMVTDGKPSALTRSDGRIYKNSFGLDPYILNETFKEAANCRRSGIMINTFMLARDYYLVEFVKQVAQISQGKAYLTNTFNLADHVLLDFMTRKSKTVH, translated from the coding sequence ATGCGCTACCGCTACAGCAAGTACATACCCAATCCGCTCGACGACATCGACCTGGAGGACGTGCTGGACCGACTTCGCGATTTTCTGCTCGACAGCGGATTCGAATCTCAGTTCTACCCCGATGCCCCCCCTCCCAACAGCATGGAAGCGCTCTACCGGGCCTTGGCTTCCATCCTCTCCAGCGACGAGCGCCTGCCCGAGGAATGGCGCCAGGCCATGCAAGACTACGAAGAGCAATACCCCCACGGCGAGCTGCCCGAGGACGTGCGCGACTTTTTCGACGAACTGATCCGCAAGCTGGTGGAAGAGAACTACCTGGAGGTGGAAGAGCAGCAGCAGGGAGCCTCGCAGCAGGGCCGGGAAGGCGAGGCCGACAACAGCCGGCGCTTCAAGTTGACCGAAAAAAGCATCGATTACCTGGGACACCGCACCTTGCGCGAACTCCTCTCGTCGCGCGGCTCGGGCGCTTTCGGCAAACACCGCACCCGGCAACTTTCGACCGGAATCGAGGCCGACTGGCACAGCCGTCCCTACGAATTCGGAGACACTCTCAACCTGGACGTCAATGCCACCCTGCTCAACGCCATCCAGCGGGAGGGCCTGGGGACGCCGCTCAACCTGGAGTACTCCGACCTGATGGTGCATCAGAGCGAGTACCACAGCTCCTGCGCCACCGTCATCATGCTGGACTGCTCCCACAGCATGATCCTCTATGGCGAAGACCGTTTCACGCCCGCCAAGAAGGTCACTCTGGCTCTGGCCCACATGATCCGCACCCAGTTTCCCGAAGATACGCTTAAAGTCATTCTCTTTCACGACTCGGCCGAGGAGATCCCCGTACACAAAGTGGCCGAGGTGCAGATCGGACCCTGGCACACCAACACCTGCGAAGGCTTCCGCCTGGCGCGCCGCATCCTCATGAATCAGAAGAAAGACCTGCGCCAGATCATCATGGTGACCGACGGCAAGCCTTCGGCGCTGACCCGCAGCGACGGGCGCATTTACAAGAACTCTTTCGGCCTCGACCCCTACATCCTCAACGAGACTTTCAAGGAGGCCGCAAACTGCCGCCGCTCGGGCATCATGATCAACACCTTCATGCTGGCACGAGATTACTATCTGGTGGAGTTCGTCAAGCAGGTCGCTCAGATTTCCCAGGGCAAAGCCTACTTGACCAATACCTTCAATCTGGCCGATCACGTGCTGCTGGACTTCATGACCCGCAAGAGCAAGACCGTGCATTGA
- the fbp gene encoding class 1 fructose-bisphosphatase — MSTSTLTIGRFLVEEERQFPDATGVFTGLLWDLTIAFKIISRQVNKAGLVDILGKTGDENVHGEEVRKLDEFAHYTLFKAMDHGGHLCAMASEEDPRVMRIPSKFKKGKYVLIFDPLDGSSNIDANVSIGSIFSILRKVTPGEDGTLEDCLQPGYKQVAAGYCVYGSSTILVYSSGSGVNGFTLDPSIGEFLISHRDIKTPGRGSIYSINEGYSDSWDEGTKRYIQHLKTAQTPQGKPYSLRYIGSLVADFHRNLLYGGIFLYPASYKDPDHPKAKLRLLYEANPLSFVVEKAGGKATTGRQEILQIEPESLHQRVPLILGSAEDVESYCSFIREYSPAPSGT; from the coding sequence ATGAGTACTTCGACATTGACGATTGGGCGCTTCCTGGTGGAGGAGGAGCGTCAATTCCCGGACGCCACCGGAGTGTTTACGGGCCTGCTGTGGGACCTGACCATCGCCTTCAAGATCATCTCGCGCCAAGTCAACAAGGCCGGGCTGGTGGACATCTTGGGCAAGACCGGCGACGAGAACGTGCACGGCGAGGAGGTGCGCAAACTGGACGAGTTCGCCCACTACACCCTCTTCAAAGCCATGGACCACGGCGGCCACTTGTGCGCCATGGCCTCAGAAGAAGACCCGCGCGTGATGCGCATCCCCAGCAAGTTCAAGAAGGGCAAGTACGTGCTCATCTTCGATCCCCTGGACGGCTCCTCCAACATCGACGCCAATGTCAGCATCGGCAGCATCTTCTCCATCCTGCGCAAGGTCACTCCCGGCGAGGACGGGACCCTGGAAGACTGTCTTCAGCCCGGATACAAGCAGGTGGCGGCCGGCTACTGCGTTTACGGATCGAGCACCATCCTGGTCTACTCCAGCGGTTCGGGAGTCAACGGATTCACCCTCGACCCCTCCATCGGAGAGTTCCTCATCTCCCACCGCGACATCAAGACCCCGGGCCGCGGCAGCATCTACTCCATCAACGAGGGCTATTCCGATAGCTGGGACGAAGGGACCAAGCGCTACATTCAACACCTGAAAACCGCCCAGACTCCTCAGGGCAAACCCTACTCGCTGCGCTACATCGGCTCCTTGGTGGCCGACTTTCACCGCAACCTCCTCTACGGAGGGATCTTCCTCTACCCGGCCAGCTACAAAGACCCCGACCACCCCAAGGCCAAGCTGCGGCTGCTCTACGAGGCCAATCCCCTGTCCTTCGTGGTGGAAAAGGCCGGAGGCAAGGCCACCACGGGACGCCAGGAGATCCTTCAGATCGAGCCCGAGTCGCTCCATCAGCGCGTTCCCTTGATCCTGGGCAGCGCCGAGGACGTCGAGAGCTACTGCAGCTTCATCAGAGAATACTCGCCCGCCCCCTCGGGAACCTAG
- a CDS encoding RNA polymerase factor sigma-32: MSDNDQEKQSKDESGDESRVPVPVSTGTAQLAKLDPLRKYLLEISRFQPLSAEEERDLAMRYREEDDEYAAMRLVTANLRLVVKIAMMYKRVYSNVLDLIQEGNIGLMEAVKRFDPNKGARLPTYASWWIKAYIIKFMLDNMRIVRAGTTNEKRRLLFNLRKEKEKLRLQGIDPTPKLIAQRLQVEEDTVREMEPYIEGPELSLDAPVADDSALTYVDTLTDADIMVDDRLAQGELRQLFEDKLQEFAQTLSERERVILFQRLMAEEPLTLQEIADQYGVTREAIRLNEKTLIGKIKKYMEDELEDIAHIEFGLAD; this comes from the coding sequence ATGAGCGACAACGACCAAGAAAAGCAGTCCAAGGACGAAAGCGGCGACGAGTCTCGGGTTCCGGTACCCGTCTCGACGGGCACGGCCCAACTGGCCAAGCTCGACCCGCTGCGCAAGTACCTGCTTGAAATCAGCCGCTTCCAACCCCTCTCGGCCGAGGAAGAACGCGATCTCGCCATGCGCTACCGCGAAGAAGACGACGAATACGCGGCCATGCGGCTGGTGACGGCCAACCTGCGCCTGGTGGTCAAAATCGCCATGATGTACAAGCGCGTCTACAGCAACGTCCTCGACCTCATTCAAGAAGGCAACATCGGCCTGATGGAGGCGGTCAAGCGCTTCGATCCCAACAAGGGCGCCCGGCTGCCCACCTACGCCTCCTGGTGGATCAAGGCCTACATCATCAAATTCATGCTCGACAACATGCGCATCGTGCGGGCCGGCACCACCAACGAAAAACGCCGCCTGCTTTTCAATCTGCGCAAGGAGAAAGAGAAGCTGAGACTGCAAGGCATCGACCCCACCCCCAAGCTGATCGCCCAGCGGCTGCAGGTGGAGGAAGATACCGTGCGCGAGATGGAGCCTTACATCGAGGGGCCGGAGCTGAGCCTGGACGCGCCGGTGGCCGACGACAGCGCCCTCACCTACGTCGATACGCTGACCGACGCCGACATCATGGTCGACGACCGGCTGGCCCAAGGCGAACTGCGGCAGCTCTTCGAAGACAAGCTGCAGGAGTTCGCCCAAACGCTCAGCGAGCGCGAGCGGGTCATCCTCTTCCAGCGCCTGATGGCTGAAGAGCCGCTGACCTTGCAAGAGATCGCCGATCAGTACGGGGTGACCCGCGAAGCCATCCGTCTCAACGAAAAAACGCTGATCGGCAAGATCAAGAAATACATGGAAGACGAGTTGGAGGACATCGCCCACATCGAGTTCGGCTTGGCCGACTGA
- the queA gene encoding tRNA preQ1(34) S-adenosylmethionine ribosyltransferase-isomerase QueA, producing the protein MRLSDFDYHLPPQLIAQHPSQKRDESRLMLLDRRNGSIGHHRFRELPQLLAGDDLLVLNDSKVIPARLFADRPGGTRRIEILLLREVEKDVWEALLRPGRRVRQGTRLTIAAGKLEAEVMPSDSRLRRRLRFFYRGDFKNLLSQYGQMPLPPYIERGEGGLAADSERYQTVYAAREGSVAAPTAGLHFTPALLQSLRHVFITLHVGYGTFRPIESQDVPAHEMEAEIFEVEAEAARAVREQRRRGGRVVAVGSTSTRVLEHLARDKGEVKEAAGETALFIYPGFRWQVCDALITNFHLPRSTLLVLVSAFAGLDLIKRCYEEAVRHRYRFYSYGDAMLIL; encoded by the coding sequence TTGCGCCTCAGCGATTTCGACTATCACCTGCCCCCCCAACTGATCGCCCAGCATCCCAGCCAGAAGCGTGACGAATCGCGCCTTATGCTGCTCGACCGCCGCAACGGCAGCATCGGTCACCACCGCTTTCGCGAACTGCCCCAACTGCTGGCCGGGGACGACCTGCTGGTGCTCAACGACAGCAAGGTCATTCCGGCGCGCCTCTTCGCCGACCGGCCCGGAGGCACCCGGCGCATCGAGATTCTGCTGCTGAGAGAAGTGGAGAAGGATGTCTGGGAGGCCCTGCTGCGTCCAGGTCGCAGGGTGCGCCAGGGGACGCGCCTGACGATCGCCGCCGGCAAGCTCGAGGCCGAAGTGATGCCCTCGGATTCCCGCTTGCGCCGACGCCTGCGCTTCTTTTATCGGGGCGATTTCAAGAACCTGCTGAGCCAGTACGGACAGATGCCGCTTCCGCCCTATATCGAACGAGGCGAGGGCGGACTGGCGGCGGACTCGGAACGCTACCAAACCGTTTACGCGGCCCGCGAGGGCTCGGTGGCCGCGCCTACCGCGGGACTCCATTTCACCCCCGCTCTGCTGCAGAGCCTGCGCCACGTATTCATCACCTTGCACGTGGGATACGGGACTTTCCGTCCCATCGAAAGCCAGGACGTGCCGGCCCATGAAATGGAAGCCGAGATCTTCGAGGTGGAGGCCGAGGCGGCCCGAGCCGTGCGGGAGCAGCGCCGCCGGGGAGGCAGGGTCGTGGCGGTGGGCAGCACATCCACCCGCGTGCTGGAGCATCTGGCCCGTGACAAGGGGGAGGTCAAGGAAGCCGCGGGGGAAACCGCGCTCTTCATCTATCCCGGCTTTCGCTGGCAAGTGTGCGATGCCCTCATCACCAACTTCCACTTGCCCCGATCCACCCTGCTGGTGCTGGTGTCGGCCTTTGCCGGACTCGACCTGATCAAACGCTGCTACGAAGAGGCGGTGCGGCATCGATACCGCTTCTACAGCTACGGCGACGCCATGCTCATTCTATGA